A DNA window from Pedobacter africanus contains the following coding sequences:
- a CDS encoding response regulator transcription factor, with protein sequence MKVLIVEDEKTLAYEMEAFLKKGFYLCDIVHSFRAALEQLELNTYDFILIDLSLPDGDGLEVLKRAKKNNPDAAYIIITARTNLKDRVSGLDLGADDYLAKPFYLLELQSRMQAIARRKFSITEELIAIGSFHIDIPKRMVLFGAEKIELSRKEFDLLSYLLLHKNRVLTRVQLSEHIWGTFVNDDYDSNYIDAHIKNVRKKLNAWADTDWLETVRGVGYRIKK encoded by the coding sequence ATGAAGGTATTAATTGTTGAGGATGAAAAAACACTGGCCTACGAAATGGAGGCCTTTCTGAAGAAGGGTTTCTATTTGTGTGATATTGTACATTCGTTCAGGGCTGCACTGGAACAACTTGAACTGAATACCTACGATTTCATATTGATAGACCTGAGCCTTCCTGACGGTGATGGCCTTGAAGTTTTGAAAAGAGCAAAAAAGAACAATCCGGATGCCGCTTACATCATCATTACCGCCAGAACAAATCTGAAAGACAGGGTGAGTGGACTGGACCTGGGAGCCGATGACTACCTGGCCAAACCATTCTATCTTTTGGAACTGCAATCGCGAATGCAGGCCATTGCCCGCAGGAAATTCAGCATTACAGAAGAACTCATCGCCATCGGCAGCTTTCACATCGATATCCCTAAGAGAATGGTGCTGTTCGGAGCAGAAAAGATAGAACTTTCCCGTAAAGAATTTGATCTCCTGAGTTATCTTCTGCTCCATAAAAACAGGGTGCTTACGCGCGTACAATTGAGCGAGCATATCTGGGGCACCTTTGTGAACGACGATTACGATTCCAATTATATTGATGCGCATATCAAAAATGTCCGTAAAAAACTAAACGCATGGGCAGATACCGACTGGCTCGAAACCGTACGTGGCGTAGGGTACCGGATTAAAAAATAA
- a CDS encoding sensor histidine kinase codes for MKLSAKLTIFITGSKLVIVLLFVLTLPFLVRQIASEYTNYTLKQQRKKVLSIIGKNGLDYYFQGDETYGSYTMLKEEFIALLPVGAGLKMDVIKDSQRLIERDTLNYRVLSYTFKQKNKNYLLEIGKTTASINQYNKPLQEFALYVLITLIVLTILIDLTFIRLLIRPLAKIINTRLINRKFPFRAEQQQVKTSTTDFKYLDESLILLMNQVNEAFYKEREFTSNASHELMTPISILQNKMENLLREETLDEPSAIAVVEMMKTVDRLKNITKSLLLISRIENEQYIRKETVRPLQLFNEIIDEISHRLEEKEIKIFLEVSPEAVLKDVNKDLLFLLFFNLLHNAIKFNRLHGEIFINDSYLANGAYQLNIKDTGIGIAKADLPFVFDRFMKTNLEGDVGYGLGLAIVKSIALYHQVQFNVHSEVGEGTIFTILFPKD; via the coding sequence ATGAAACTATCGGCTAAACTTACCATTTTCATTACCGGATCAAAACTGGTGATTGTATTGCTGTTTGTGTTGACACTTCCATTTCTGGTCAGACAAATAGCTTCAGAATATACCAATTACACTTTGAAGCAGCAGCGAAAGAAGGTGCTCAGCATCATCGGTAAAAATGGCCTCGATTATTATTTTCAGGGCGATGAGACCTATGGCAGCTACACCATGCTCAAGGAAGAATTTATAGCCCTGCTCCCGGTCGGTGCCGGACTAAAAATGGATGTTATCAAAGATTCCCAGCGTCTGATTGAAAGGGATACCCTTAATTACAGGGTTTTGAGTTATACTTTTAAGCAAAAGAACAAGAACTATCTGCTGGAGATCGGTAAGACTACGGCAAGTATCAACCAGTACAACAAACCTTTACAGGAGTTCGCTTTATATGTGCTGATCACCCTTATTGTGCTAACGATATTGATCGACCTTACCTTTATCCGTTTGCTGATCCGTCCCCTGGCAAAAATTATAAATACCCGGTTGATCAACAGGAAATTTCCTTTTAGAGCAGAACAGCAGCAGGTTAAAACCAGTACAACTGATTTTAAATACCTGGATGAATCGCTGATCCTGTTAATGAACCAGGTCAATGAGGCTTTTTATAAGGAAAGGGAATTTACCTCCAATGCCTCGCATGAACTGATGACACCGATCAGTATCTTACAGAATAAGATGGAAAACCTGCTAAGGGAGGAAACACTGGATGAGCCCTCAGCTATAGCTGTTGTAGAAATGATGAAAACGGTAGACAGGTTAAAAAACATAACGAAATCATTGCTGCTGATTTCCAGAATTGAAAACGAGCAATACATCAGAAAGGAAACGGTTAGACCTTTACAGTTGTTTAATGAAATCATCGACGAGATCAGTCACAGGCTGGAGGAAAAAGAAATAAAAATCTTTTTGGAAGTTTCTCCTGAAGCGGTACTGAAAGATGTGAACAAGGATCTGTTGTTCCTGCTGTTTTTTAACCTGCTGCACAATGCGATAAAGTTTAACCGCCTTCATGGAGAGATTTTTATAAATGACAGCTATTTAGCCAATGGTGCCTATCAGCTTAACATTAAGGATACGGGAATCGGCATTGCCAAAGCAGATCTGCCCTTTGTTTTTGACCGCTTTATGAAGACCAATCTGGAAGGGGATGTGGGTTATGGCCTGGGTCTGGCGATTGTAAAAAGCATAGCATTGTACCACCAGGTGCAGTTTAATGTTCATTCGGAAGTAGGTGAGGGCACAATATTTACAATTTTGTTTCCAAAAGATTAG
- a CDS encoding thioredoxin family protein, translated as MKRFVSICFFMWYGASLFGQTSEKKGIQFFEGSWQQLLAQAGKTNKMVFIDVYTDWCGPCKYMDKFVFTEQAVGNKYNLTFINYKIDAEKGEGKNLAMKYNVKAYPTYLFLNSKGDLVHKVVGEREKKTFINIADEAMKAGSDKNNLAHLEKTYHEGNRDPLFLRHYLDRLSAMNMDNTAVLDAYFKTISTGKLQEDATLVYLANQVSGKQSAALDHLIRYYDKLSISSKEKTTNRLFEKVVRNAAGLAITEKRLTVYPALMAFGRQLYGLTEKQKALVNRYDLMYYGLTRDYQGIKNAGYKIAARPFAIPADSLRAEDKRRYDKVMQPFISGEKDSTKTPGFEEEKKYLLNEYTMEIAEQLYTAAKAFTGLPPTEHQCLADALKWAKRCRELKPDAKVFTDLVQTLETLAP; from the coding sequence ATGAAAAGATTTGTTTCCATTTGTTTTTTTATGTGGTACGGAGCATCACTTTTTGGCCAAACCAGCGAAAAAAAAGGCATACAGTTCTTTGAAGGCAGCTGGCAGCAACTACTGGCCCAAGCCGGCAAAACCAATAAAATGGTTTTTATAGATGTTTATACAGATTGGTGCGGTCCCTGCAAATACATGGATAAATTTGTATTTACCGAACAAGCCGTTGGCAACAAGTACAACCTCACATTTATAAATTATAAAATAGATGCAGAAAAAGGTGAAGGTAAAAACCTTGCCATGAAATACAATGTAAAAGCTTATCCTACCTATCTTTTTCTGAACAGTAAAGGCGATCTTGTGCACAAGGTAGTGGGTGAAAGAGAAAAAAAAACCTTTATTAACATTGCCGATGAGGCCATGAAGGCCGGCAGCGATAAAAATAACCTTGCCCATCTGGAAAAGACTTACCATGAAGGGAACCGCGACCCGCTTTTTCTGCGCCATTACCTTGACCGGCTTTCCGCAATGAATATGGACAATACAGCGGTATTGGATGCGTATTTTAAAACCATAAGCACTGGCAAGTTACAGGAAGATGCGACCCTGGTATACCTGGCCAACCAGGTGAGCGGGAAGCAGTCTGCAGCGCTGGATCACCTGATCCGTTATTACGATAAGCTGAGCATATCCTCAAAAGAAAAAACAACCAACCGCCTGTTTGAAAAAGTGGTGAGAAATGCAGCCGGACTTGCCATAACAGAGAAAAGGCTGACAGTCTATCCTGCTCTGATGGCATTTGGCAGGCAACTTTATGGTCTTACAGAAAAGCAGAAAGCGCTCGTAAACCGGTATGATCTGATGTATTACGGCTTAACACGGGACTATCAGGGCATAAAAAATGCAGGTTACAAAATAGCTGCCCGGCCTTTTGCTATTCCTGCTGATAGCCTTCGTGCTGAGGATAAGCGCCGCTACGACAAAGTAATGCAGCCATTTATCAGCGGTGAGAAAGACAGTACAAAAACTCCTGGCTTTGAAGAAGAAAAAAAATACCTGTTAAACGAGTATACCATGGAAATTGCCGAACAGCTTTACACTGCTGCAAAAGCATTTACCGGTTTACCCCCTACAGAGCACCAGTGCCTGGCAGATGCTTTAAAATGGGCAAAAAGGTGCAGGGAGCTGAAGCCGGATGCTAAAGTATTTACTGACCTGGTTCAAACCCTGGAAACCCTTGCCCCCTAA